A single region of the Mus caroli chromosome 16, CAROLI_EIJ_v1.1, whole genome shotgun sequence genome encodes:
- the Mis18a gene encoding protein Mis18-alpha, producing the protein MSRESPLLEKRLSEDSSRFWRLQKWANMSSADALGLEKERPEEKAAAAENPLVFLCARCRRPLGDSLTWVASQEDTNCILLRSVSCNVSVDKEQKLSKCRDEDGCILEPLYCTGCSLNLGYVYRCTPKNLDYKRDLFCLSVEAVESYTLGSSEKQIVSEDKDLFNLESRVELEKSVKQMEEVLTALQKKLREVESKLPLASQGS; encoded by the exons ATGTCGAGGGAGTCCCCGCTGCTGGAGAAGCGTCTGTCGGAAGACTCGAGCCGCTTCTGGCGGCTGCAGAAGTGGGCGAACATGTCGAGCGCAGACGCGTTAGGGCTAGAGAAGGAACGGCCTGAGGAGAAGGCGGCCGCGGCGGAGAACCCGCTGGTGTTCCTGTGTGCCCGCTGTCGCCGGCCGCTGGGCGACTCGCTCACCTGGGTGGCCAGCCAGGAGGACACCAACTGCATCCTGTTGCGCA GTGTCTCCTGTAACGTCTCTGTGGATAAGGAACAGAAACTGTCCAAGTGCAGAGATGAAGATGGTTG CATCCTTGAGCCGCTGTACTGCACGGGCTGCTCCCTCAACCTTGGCTATGTGTACAGATGCACTCCTAAGAACCTGGACTACAAGCGTGACTTGTTCTGCCTCAGCGTTGAAGCCGTTGAGAG TTACACCTTAGGGTCCTCTGAGAAGCAAATCGTGTCAGAAGACAAGGACCTGTTCAACCTTGAAAGCCGAGTTGAACTAGAGAAGTCTGTAAAGCAG ATGGAAGAAGTCCTGACAGCCCTGCAAAAGAAGCTACGGGAAGTTGAATCTAAACTGCCCTTGGCCAGCCAGGGCAGCTGA